The Pirellulales bacterium nucleotide sequence ACACGTCGCGGGCCATGCGGGCCTCGTCGTTCATGGCCCCTTCTTCGACAATTCTGCCGGCCAACCTCTCGACCAGCGCCCCTGCAAATAACACATCTTCCCGTGTGACGCGACCGCGGGTGCCGGCGCACAACAAATGAATCGGCCACTCGCCGGTCAACTTGCGCGACACCGCCGAAAAATTCAAAAATGAGCCAATCAGCACTTGCTGCGAAGCGCTGCAAGCCATGAGCGCCTTGGTGCCATTGGTCGTCGTAAAGACGATCGACCGGCCGGCGACCACTTGCGGGGTATATTCGCACGGGGAATTGCCCAGGTCAAAGCCGTCGATCGGCAGACCGCCCCGTTCCCCGCCCAATAACGGTTCAGGCTTTGCCGCACGCATTGCAGGCATCGCGCTGGTTGTAGATCCTATCGTTTCCGCAGCGGCGGCAACCAGAATTTTCTCCGTCGCTGGGCGGCGTCGGCCCAACTCCGCGGCCCGATCTCGTGCCTGTTCGACTTCCGCACAAGCGATCACTTCCCGCGCCCCCGCGGCCAAAGCGGCGGTAATGGTTGTGCTCGCCCGCAGCACGTCGATCACCACGACCACACCGGCGGCCAATTCCTCGGGAGTTGTGAGCGACGGCAGAAAATGAACCGACAACGTGCTATACATGGGTCGTTAAAGAGCGGGCAGACGATGATCAGGCAGGAGAAAAACGAATGATACGATTTTCGCTGTGGGTGAAAAACGGCCCCTGACTGTCGATCTGCAATCGGCTTACACTCTATAAATCATACTGCGTAAACTGACGGTGGGCACGTCTCAGGCAGACAAACTGCGAATATGGCGGTAGATAAATCAGAAACTCGCGTGCGGCGGATGTTTGCGGAAATCGCTCTGCGTTACGATTTCCTCAATCATTTGCTGTCGTTTGGAGTCGATCGGCACTGGCGGCGGCAAACCGTCCGCCGTGTGCCGCTGCAAGGAACCGCGCCAGTGCTTGATTTATGCACCGGCACCGGCGATTTAGCCCTGGCCTATGCTCACCGGATGCCGCTGACGGGCAGCATTATTGGGACCGATTTCTGCCACGAAATGCTAACGATCGGGCGCGATAAAGCCAGCCGCGCAGGTTATGACGGCAGACTGGCTTTCATCGAAGCCGATGCCCAACGGTTGCCATTTCCGGACGATCAATTTCAAATTGTCTGCGTGGCGTTCGGGCTGCGAAACATCACGAACACCGATTTGGGCTTGCGCGAAATGGTGCGCGTGTGCCAGCCGGGGGGGCGCGTGGCTGTGCTGGAATTTTCGATGCCGCGGCTGCAGCCGGTGCGGGGACTCTATCGCTGGTTTTTTCGGCGCGTGCTGCCGAGGGTGGGACAGGCTGTATCCCGTAGTCCCTCGCGGGCCTACAATTACTTGCCGGAAAGCGTCGGCGAGTTTCCCGATGGCGAAGCTTTGTCCGCGCGCATGCAAACGGCGGGCTTGCACCGTGTAGAATTTTGGTCTTTGACCGGCGGCATTGCGACGCTGTATGTGGGGACGAAATAAATATGCAACCTCTGGTTTTGGCCATCACGGGCGCTAGCGGAGTTGTTTATGGCGTGCGGCTGTTGGAAGTGCTCGTGGCGGCGGGGCGAGATGTGTTTTTGACGATCAGCCCGGCGGCGCAATTGGTGCTGGAAACCGAGTTGGGAATTAAGGTCGATTTGGCGCGGTTTTCGGCGGAGGAGTTGCTAAACCGCAAGCGATTGGAGGCGGCGACGATTGATCGGTATCAAAGGCAAATTCATTATTGCCACTTTCAAGATCTCATGGCGCCGATTGCCAGCGGCTCGTTTCTCACCGACGGCATGGTAATTTGCCCTTGCTCAGGCAGCACGCTAGCGGCGGTTGCCCATGCCATGGGGAGCAATTTAATTCATCGCGCGGCCGAAGTGCATTTGAAAGAACGGCGGAAATTGATTTTAATGCCTCGCGAGATGCCACTGTCGCTGCCGCAGATCGACAACCTGCGCAAGGCTGCCGAAGCCGGCGCGGTGGTGTTGCCCGCCAGTCCTGGATTTTATCAGGGGCCAAAATCCGTGGACGACCTGGTCGATTTTGTGGTCGCGCGCATTTGCGACCAGTTGGGAGTCGAGCACCGGTTGACTAGGCGCTGGGGCGTTTAGAAGCGATTAGCAACTAGCAGCTAGCCGGCAGAAGGCTGGCTACTTCGCTTAGCTAATCGCTAGTTGCTAGTCGCTAATTGCTTTCCCGATGTTGACTCGCATTCGTCATATTTTGGAGATGATCCGCTTCAGCCACACGCTGTTTGCGCTGCCGTTTGCGCTGCTGGCAACATTGTTGGCTTGCCGGCTGTTGGGGGCGGAAGCGGCAATTAAACGAGAGGCAATTGCCACTTATGCAACTCCGGTTCACATCATTCTACCCGACGAATTAAAGCTCGCCGATTTGCGACCGCTCCTTCACGAATTTCCGGCAGCTTGCCGGCCAGAGTTTATCTGGCCGTGGATGCGAATTCTCGGCGTGATTTTGTGCATGGTGGCGGGGCGCAGCGCGGCGATGGCGTTCAACCGGCTGGCCGATCGGAAAATTGACGCCCTCAACCCGCGCACGGCGCAGCGGCATTTACCGAGCGGCGTGTTAAGTGTCGGCAGCGTGGCGGCATTTGCGGCGGTGAGCTCGGCGGCATTCATCGCTAGCACGCTGTTGTTTCTGCCGAATCGGTTGCCGCTGTATCTGGCCGTGCCGATGTTGCTGTTTTTGCTCGGCTACAGTTACACCAAGCGGTTCACCATGCTGGCGCACTTTTGGCTGGGCGGCGCGCTGGGGCTGGCGCCGATCATGGCTTGGATTGCCATTCGTGGTGAAAATGTAATGGCAAACTTTTGGGATTTGTTGCCGGTGATTGTGCTGGGAGGGGCGGTGAAAATGTGGGTGGCGGGGTTCGATATCATTTACGCTTGCCAAGATGTCGAGTTCGACCGTGCTCAAAATCTGCACAGCATTCCCGCGCGGTGGGGCGTTAAACGGGCCTTGGACATGGCGGCTACCTGTCACTTGCTGATGGTGGTCCTTCTCTTGGCGCTGCCGCTGGTTTATCCTTTGATAGGCTGGCTATGGTGGGTCGGCGTGGCGGCCATCGCCGTGCTGCTGGTTTACGAACATCGACTGGTGACGCCCGACGATTTAGCCCGCGTGAATATGGCGTTTTTCAACGTGAACGCCGTGGTCAGCGTGGGATTGCTGATTGTCGGTGCGGCCGCAATGTGGGTGTAAGTACCTTAATTCATTTATGAAATTATTCATCAAAATTGTTGCTGGCATATTGGCGCTTGGGGGTTGTGGCTGGGGAATACTGTGTTCCGCTTTTGTATTTGCAAACGGAATAGCGTTCTTGGTATTTGCACCAGGCTATCTGGTAACCCTGGGTTATATCGTTCGGCTTTTCACGTTTCCAAAAATTGGAATACGAATAGCGATTTGGGGTCTATCAGCGACGGTGCAACTTTGTTGGCTAGCCACGATGGGAATGGCTACTGTAGTGGATCTCACCAATAACCGGTCTACTGGAGTAATACCTCTAATTTGGTGGCTTTTCTCTTTCTTTGCTTCGATAATCTGCCTTTTCCTAGACGTCTTCTACGTTGAGTCTAATAGGGCAGAGATTTCTCGCGATCAAATTTTATCGCATTAATCATGGAACAACCAAGCTTTAAAAAAATCTGCGCCAAAGTGGAGGCGGGCCAACGCCTGTCGCTGGAAGACGGCCTGATTCTGTATTCGCCCGAGACGCCATTGAACGAAGTCGGCGAGCTGGCCAACCTGGTGCGCGAACGGAAGAACGGCAACTATGCGTATTACAACATCAATGTGCATTTGAATCCGACGAATGTATGCGTGTACCGCTGCATTTTTTGCGCGTTTCGGTCCGATTTGCGCGAAGCCAAAGGCTATCGGATGAGCGACGAGCAGATTTTGTCCCGCGGCCAAGAAGCGATCGACGCCGGCTGCACCGAAATGCACATCGTGGGCGGGCTGCACCATCAGATGGACTTCGAGTGGTATTTGAATTTGGTCCGAATGCTGCACGACCATTATCCGGCGCTGCATTTGAAGGCGTGGACGGCGGTAGAAATCAATTGGTTTACGCATCTCACCAACCGCAGTGTCCACCAGGTGCTGCAAGAACTGAAAGATGCGGGCTTGGGCAGCCTGCCCGGCGGCGGGGCGGAAATTTTTCATCCCGAAGTGCGCGACCGCATTTGCGAACACAAGGCCGACGCCCACAATTGGCTGGAAATTCATCGCACGTCCCACGAGTTAGGCCTGCGCAGCAATGCCACAATGCTATACGGGCATTTGGAGAACGCGTATCACCGGGTCGATCATTTGCTGCGGCTGCGAGAACTGCAGGACGAAACCGGCGGATTTCAAACGTTCATTCCGCTGGCGTTTCATCCGGAAAACACGAAGCTGTCGCACATCAAAAAACCATCGGCCTTGATGGATTTGCGGACGATGGCCGTGAGCCGGTTGATGCTCGACAATTTCGATCACATCAAGGCCTACTGGATTATGCTCGGCCTGGGCACAGCACAAACGGCGCTGGCATACGGGGCCGACGATTTGGATGGCACCGTGCGGCACGAATTGATTTATCACGATGCCGGCGCCGTCACGCCGGAAGTGCTGTCGGTCGAGCAAATTCGCCGGATGATTGTGGAAGCCGGCCGCGAACCGGTGGAGCGCGACACGCTGTACCACCGTGTGGAGCGCAACGGAAACGCCTGGACCGCCGGCGAGCAAATTCTGGCGGCGCGGTAGGGCTGCAAGGAGGGAGCGGCGCGCATTTTCTTTGTTACACAGCCGTGACACTGCGCCCTGCAGCGATTTGATAGAATCGGTTGGATAAAAACACCAACGCCAGGACACATTTGGAAAGGGCTTTGCCATGAGCCGTTATCCACAGTATGCGAAGATATTTGTGGTAGGCTCGGCGTTCTTTTGGTTTGCCTGTGCGCGGCACTACGCACAGGCAGCCGATACTGGGTCGCAAAATTTTAGCGACAAGCTTGTGGTTCACGAATGGGGCACTTTCACGTCGCTGGAAGACGAAACGGGCCGGTCGCTGGGTGGCATCAATGTCGATGACGAGCCGGCGCCGCCGTTTGTGCATCAGGTGATGCAGTCGTATGCGCTGGTTCCGCAGTATCAAGACTTTTCACGGCAATTGATGCAAGGCGCTCCGGCGCAATATCCGTACGTGACTATACGGCTGGAAACGCCAGTGATGTATTTCTATCCCCCAAAATCGCAGACAGGGCCGCTGGATGTCGACGTGAAGGTGGAATTTCAAGGCGGCTGGCTGACGCAGTTCTATCCGGCGGCTCAGACCGACACGCCGCAGCCGAAAATGTTGGTCGATTTGGAAAAGACCGTCCTCACCCATGACACTCGTAGTTGTTTGGAGTGGAACCATTTGCAAGTGGGCACAACCGGCATCGGCCCGGAAACTGATGAAGCGGTGTGGCTAACGCCCCGGAATGTGCCGGCCGCCAATGTGACCACCAGCGACGGCGAAAGCGAGCGGTATTTGTTTTATCGCGGCGTGGGGCACATCGAATCGCAGCTCGCAGTCAGTTCCGATGCTCAGCGCGGCACTTTGAAGTTGCAACCACGGTTTGGGGAGTTGTTGGAGGCGAACACGCCGCCGGTGATCCGCTATCTGTGGCTGGTGAAAATCAACGATAGCGGAGCAGCAGCATTTCGAAAGCTGGATCCGATTAAAGTTACGGGCATTGGCAATAAACCGGAGGTGACCGTTCCCGGTGATTTTTCGCCGGCCGACTTCGCACCGGAAAATTTGGCCCGTTTGCAACAGGAAATGCACATGGCGCTGGTGGCCGAAGGGCTGTTCGACGAAGAAGCCACGGCAATGCTGAAAACGTGGGAATACTCGTACTTTCGTAGCGGCGGCTGGCGACTGTTCTTCATCGTGCCGAAAGGTTGGACCCAGCATTATTTGCCTCTGACACTTTCACAGCCAGCGGAAATTACGCGCGTGATGATGGGCCGCATTGAACTGATTAGCCCGGAACAACGCAAATTGCTCGGCCAATTGGGAACTTCTCAAATTAGCGATGCGAGTTGGGTCCGATCGATTCCGCCCTCGCCTGCGGCAACAAAATTCTTCTCCGGTCATAGTAACTTCGGCGATTTGGGCGTGCCCATTCCGGCCGATTATCAACTCTATTTGGCGCTGGGCCGATTTCGCAATGCACTGCTTGTTGATGAGGAAGCGCGGCGGCCTTGTCCAGCGCTGGAGAAGTTCATCGCCAATTACGATTTAGCGCCGTTTAAAGTTTCGGCGGCCAAAGATAACTAAAAAGCTAACTAAGCGGCGCTCGGCCTTAACCCACGTCGCCCAAATCGAGTGCCGCGCCGTAGCGGAACAGAACCAACTGACGCAGCCGAGTATGCTCTGGTTGCGCGAGGCCGGGATCGGCGGCGATCAACCGCCGGGCATCTTCGCGGGCTTCGGTTACCACGGCCGAATCGCGCACCAGGTCGGCCAGATAAAACGGCGAGAGGCCATGTTGGCGGGTGCCGATTAAATCGCCGGCGCCGCGCAACTGGAAATCGATTTCGGCCAGTTTGAATCCGTCGGTCGTGTCGACGAAGGCTTGCAGGCGCTGTTGGGCTTCGTCAGTCGGCTGGACTGGATCGTCGCTGCGCTCGCCGGCGAACACGCAGCAATTGCCGGGGAATTTGCCGCGGCAAACACGGCCGCGCATTTGATGGAGCTGAGCGAGCCCGAAGCGGTCGGCGCCCAAAATGGTCATCAGCGTGGCGTTGGGGACGTCGATGCCGACTTCGACGACCGAAGTGGCCACCAGCACCTGAGTGCGACCGGCGGCGAAGTCGTTCAAGGCGGCGTCTTTTTCTTCGGCGGTCATGCGGCCGTGCACCAAACCCAGGCGAAACGCTTCCAACTCGCCGTGGGCCAACTCCTCGAAGGTGGCCTGCAAATTGGCGGTGTCGACATGCGCCGATTCCTCGACCAGCGGCACAATCACGTAACCCTGCCGGCCGTCGTGCAAATGACGCCGGAAAAAATCCCACCACTTTTCGCGGTTTTCCCCTTCGGCCAAATACGTGTGCACCGGTTGCCGGCCGGGCGGACTTTCGGAAATGATCGACACGTCTAAATCGCCAAACAGCGTCATGGCCACGGTGCGGGGAATGGGGGTGGCGGTCATCACCAAATAGTGCGGATCGGCGCCGGCCTGCTTCAATGTGGCCCGTTGTCGTACGCCGAAGCGATGTTGCTCGTCGATCACGACCAAGCCCAACTGCTTGAACTGCGCGTCGCCATACACGATGGCCTGCGTGCCGATGACCAAATCGATTTCGCCCGCCGCCAGCTTTCGCAAAGTTTCTTCGCGCTCCTTCGCCGAGAGGCTGCCGCTGAGCAGGGCCATGCGCACCTGGCTGCCGGCCAGCAGTTTTTGCAGCGTCCGCAAATGTTGGCGGGCCAGCACTTCAGTCGGGGCCATCAAAGCGGCCTGACAACGATGCGCCACGGCCAACAGCATGGCATACACGGCCACCACGGTTTTGCCGCAGCCGACGTCGCCTTGCAGCAGGCGGTTCATCGGCGTGCGGCGGCCCATGTCGGCGGCAATTTCGTCAATCGCTTTCCGCTGCTGGGCGGTCAACTCAAAGGGAAACAGCCGTGTGATGCGAGCGTCGATTTTGGCGCTGGTTTCCAGTGGTGGCGCTTGACGACGAGTTTCTTGCACATTTCGCTTTAGCGCCATCGCCAATTGCAGCACGAACATTTCCTGGTAGATGAATCGGCGGCGCGCCTGCTGAAGCACGTCCTTATTGGTGGGAAAATGAATTTCACGTAGCGCCGTGTGGATGGGCAGCAATTGCTGGGCCGTGAGAAACGGTTGCGGGAACGCTTCCTCCAGCAGTTCGACATAGGCATCCAGGGCCTGCTGCGTGATGTACCGTAGCCCGCTTTGCTTGAGCCCTTCGGTCAGCGAATAAACCGGCAAAATTTCGCCGCGCATTGGGCCCAAGCCCAGGGGTTGCAACCCCTGGGCTTGCGATGTTGCATCGGCTTCCCCCGTGTCGATCCACTGCACGCGGGGATGGCTCATTTCCCAGCGGCCCCCTTTCAGCCGCGGCTTGCCGGAAAGCAACACTTCTTGCCCTTGGCGAAATTTGTCGGCCATGAACGGCATGTTGAACCACAAGGCCCGCAGGTAGCGCGATTCCTGCCGCACCAGCACGCCTAAAATAGAACGGCCCGTGCCCTTGTTTCGCAAATCGATTTCCTCGACCGTGCCGCGGACGCTTTGCAGTTTGTCTTCTTCCAGGGCGTCGATGGTTCGTACATCGCTCAGGTCTTGATAATCGCGCGGAAAGTTGAACAACACGTCGGCCGCCGTGCGCAGGCCAATTCGCTCCATCAGTTTCGCCCGATCGGGTCCAACGCCTTTCAGAAACTGCACGGGGGTGGCAAGGGCTTCGATAGTCGATTTATTCGCCGCGTTCTGGGACGGGGCTGAATGATTGGTGGCGGCCGGCGAAGTGGTTGAAGTGGGGCCCATATTGGCATTGTAGAAAAACCCAGTGGGTCGGGCAGTGGGGAGCCGGCGGCGACCGCTCATAAAGCCGGGCATGGCATGCCCGCTGCGCAAGCTCTATGCCGGCGAAACCATCGTCGGCTTCGTGCGCCATGTGCCAGCAGTTTTATTTTTCTTGCAGTTGGAGCCAGCGTTGTTCGGCTGTTTCTAGCTCGCCGCTCACGGTGGTGAATTCGTGATGCAGGCGTAGGGCCTCGGCGGGGTCGGTGGCGGTCATGAGCTGATCGTGGACGGATTTCTTTTGCGCTTCCAAGCGGGAAATGGTTTTTTCCAGGACGGCTATTTCTTTGCGCTGTTGGCGGTCGTTGCGATGGGGAGGACGG carries:
- the ubiE gene encoding bifunctional demethylmenaquinone methyltransferase/2-methoxy-6-polyprenyl-1,4-benzoquinol methylase UbiE; the encoded protein is MAVDKSETRVRRMFAEIALRYDFLNHLLSFGVDRHWRRQTVRRVPLQGTAPVLDLCTGTGDLALAYAHRMPLTGSIIGTDFCHEMLTIGRDKASRAGYDGRLAFIEADAQRLPFPDDQFQIVCVAFGLRNITNTDLGLREMVRVCQPGGRVAVLEFSMPRLQPVRGLYRWFFRRVLPRVGQAVSRSPSRAYNYLPESVGEFPDGEALSARMQTAGLHRVEFWSLTGGIATLYVGTK
- a CDS encoding 2-phosphosulfolactate phosphatase yields the protein MYSTLSVHFLPSLTTPEELAAGVVVVIDVLRASTTITAALAAGAREVIACAEVEQARDRAAELGRRRPATEKILVAAAAETIGSTTSAMPAMRAAKPEPLLGGERGGLPIDGFDLGNSPCEYTPQVVAGRSIVFTTTNGTKALMACSASQQVLIGSFLNFSAVSRKLTGEWPIHLLCAGTRGRVTREDVLFAGALVERLAGRIVEEGAMNDEARMARDVWRHAMGNIRLPGRRANQRLAEVLKDTQGGSNLIGVGLSRDIVDASEIDLYDFVPVFDAAHWRIVRPSS
- a CDS encoding UbiA-like polyprenyltransferase codes for the protein MLTRIRHILEMIRFSHTLFALPFALLATLLACRLLGAEAAIKREAIATYATPVHIILPDELKLADLRPLLHEFPAACRPEFIWPWMRILGVILCMVAGRSAAMAFNRLADRKIDALNPRTAQRHLPSGVLSVGSVAAFAAVSSAAFIASTLLFLPNRLPLYLAVPMLLFLLGYSYTKRFTMLAHFWLGGALGLAPIMAWIAIRGENVMANFWDLLPVIVLGGAVKMWVAGFDIIYACQDVEFDRAQNLHSIPARWGVKRALDMAATCHLLMVVLLLALPLVYPLIGWLWWVGVAAIAVLLVYEHRLVTPDDLARVNMAFFNVNAVVSVGLLIVGAAAMWV
- the mqnE gene encoding aminofutalosine synthase MqnE, whose protein sequence is MEQPSFKKICAKVEAGQRLSLEDGLILYSPETPLNEVGELANLVRERKNGNYAYYNINVHLNPTNVCVYRCIFCAFRSDLREAKGYRMSDEQILSRGQEAIDAGCTEMHIVGGLHHQMDFEWYLNLVRMLHDHYPALHLKAWTAVEINWFTHLTNRSVHQVLQELKDAGLGSLPGGGAEIFHPEVRDRICEHKADAHNWLEIHRTSHELGLRSNATMLYGHLENAYHRVDHLLRLRELQDETGGFQTFIPLAFHPENTKLSHIKKPSALMDLRTMAVSRLMLDNFDHIKAYWIMLGLGTAQTALAYGADDLDGTVRHELIYHDAGAVTPEVLSVEQIRRMIVEAGREPVERDTLYHRVERNGNAWTAGEQILAAR
- a CDS encoding flavin prenyltransferase UbiX — encoded protein: MQPLVLAITGASGVVYGVRLLEVLVAAGRDVFLTISPAAQLVLETELGIKVDLARFSAEELLNRKRLEAATIDRYQRQIHYCHFQDLMAPIASGSFLTDGMVICPCSGSTLAAVAHAMGSNLIHRAAEVHLKERRKLILMPREMPLSLPQIDNLRKAAEAGAVVLPASPGFYQGPKSVDDLVDFVVARICDQLGVEHRLTRRWGV
- the recG gene encoding ATP-dependent DNA helicase RecG, with protein sequence MGPTSTTSPAATNHSAPSQNAANKSTIEALATPVQFLKGVGPDRAKLMERIGLRTAADVLFNFPRDYQDLSDVRTIDALEEDKLQSVRGTVEEIDLRNKGTGRSILGVLVRQESRYLRALWFNMPFMADKFRQGQEVLLSGKPRLKGGRWEMSHPRVQWIDTGEADATSQAQGLQPLGLGPMRGEILPVYSLTEGLKQSGLRYITQQALDAYVELLEEAFPQPFLTAQQLLPIHTALREIHFPTNKDVLQQARRRFIYQEMFVLQLAMALKRNVQETRRQAPPLETSAKIDARITRLFPFELTAQQRKAIDEIAADMGRRTPMNRLLQGDVGCGKTVVAVYAMLLAVAHRCQAALMAPTEVLARQHLRTLQKLLAGSQVRMALLSGSLSAKEREETLRKLAAGEIDLVIGTQAIVYGDAQFKQLGLVVIDEQHRFGVRQRATLKQAGADPHYLVMTATPIPRTVAMTLFGDLDVSIISESPPGRQPVHTYLAEGENREKWWDFFRRHLHDGRQGYVIVPLVEESAHVDTANLQATFEELAHGELEAFRLGLVHGRMTAEEKDAALNDFAAGRTQVLVATSVVEVGIDVPNATLMTILGADRFGLAQLHQMRGRVCRGKFPGNCCVFAGERSDDPVQPTDEAQQRLQAFVDTTDGFKLAEIDFQLRGAGDLIGTRQHGLSPFYLADLVRDSAVVTEAREDARRLIAADPGLAQPEHTRLRQLVLFRYGAALDLGDVG